Proteins encoded by one window of Clostridia bacterium:
- a CDS encoding site-2 protease family protein codes for MVAALLAIVFHEVAHGFVAFLMGDKTARNDGRLSLNPLKHIDPIGALCLLVFHFGWAKPVPVNPYFFKNRKWGMIAVSLAGPLSNFLLALISILIFCISNDVYVIDRMIYTANGLSFVDDFWCVFTQINLGLFLFNLLPVPPLDGSKVIAQFLPAKAKWNYLSFERYGGIILFVAIYFLNLSDLLGVALNFIYYHLFEWISGIFV; via the coding sequence GTGGTTGCAGCATTGCTTGCAATTGTGTTCCACGAAGTAGCCCACGGATTTGTTGCTTTTCTTATGGGAGACAAGACTGCACGGAATGACGGGCGACTTTCTTTGAATCCGCTTAAACATATTGATCCGATTGGCGCGTTGTGTCTGCTGGTTTTTCATTTTGGATGGGCAAAACCGGTTCCTGTGAATCCTTATTTTTTCAAAAACAGAAAATGGGGAATGATTGCTGTCAGTCTCGCCGGACCTTTGTCTAATTTTTTGTTGGCTTTGATTTCGATTCTTATATTCTGTATATCAAATGATGTTTATGTTATAGACCGAATGATTTATACAGCTAACGGGCTGTCTTTTGTTGATGATTTCTGGTGTGTGTTTACGCAGATTAATCTTGGGTTATTTCTTTTTAATTTGTTACCCGTTCCTCCTTTGGACGGCTCTAAGGTTATAGCACAGTTTTTGCCTGCGAAAGCAAAATGGAATTATCTTTCTTTTGAACGCTATGGCGGTATCATTCTTTTTGTAGCGATTTATTTTTTGAATCTCTCCGATTTACTCGGTGTAGCTTTAAATTTTATATATTATCATTTATTTGAATGGATTTCAGGTATTTTTGTATGA
- the lysA gene encoding diaminopimelate decarboxylase yields MISDSLGINNKNHLTIGGLDTLNIAKEFGTPVYVMDETQIRKNCRLYLDSIKEACGDKGLALYASKAFSCMYMCKLVAEEGMGLDVVSGGELYTAHKAGFPMEKVYFHGNNKTPDELKMAIDFGVGRVVVDNSYELQTLNKLACTEGKTAKVLFRVKPGIDAHTHDFIMTGQVDSKFGFGLETGDAMEILHVAKQLPNIDVVGLHCHIGSQIFDKEPFLEAAEVMTNFIADATAETGIVFKELNLGGGYGIRYVETDNPIGYDEYIGAVAEIVRKIAYNRGIEMPMLLMEPGRSIVGSAGITLYTVGVVKDIPGIRKYVSVDGGMADNPRFIMYDAEYTAIVANNASAEPTEQVTVAGKCCESGDLIIKNATVPRIEVGDTLAILSTGAYNYSMASNYNRIPKPPVVMVREGMAKLIIKRETYEDVLKNDIC; encoded by the coding sequence ATGATTTCAGATTCACTTGGGATAAACAACAAAAATCATTTGACTATTGGCGGGTTAGACACTTTGAATATTGCCAAGGAATTCGGTACGCCGGTCTATGTAATGGACGAAACACAGATTCGTAAAAACTGCAGACTTTACCTGGATTCTATAAAAGAGGCATGCGGCGATAAAGGGCTTGCTCTTTATGCAAGCAAAGCCTTTTCCTGCATGTATATGTGTAAGTTGGTTGCGGAAGAAGGTATGGGTCTTGATGTTGTATCCGGTGGTGAACTTTATACTGCGCACAAGGCAGGATTCCCAATGGAAAAGGTTTATTTCCACGGTAATAACAAAACGCCTGATGAATTAAAAATGGCGATAGATTTTGGTGTGGGCCGTGTTGTAGTAGATAATAGCTATGAATTACAGACTTTAAACAAACTTGCGTGTACTGAGGGAAAAACAGCAAAAGTTTTGTTTCGTGTAAAGCCGGGAATTGACGCACATACGCATGATTTTATTATGACGGGACAAGTCGACTCGAAGTTCGGTTTTGGTTTAGAAACCGGAGATGCAATGGAGATTTTGCACGTTGCAAAACAACTCCCGAATATTGATGTGGTCGGATTGCATTGTCATATAGGTTCGCAGATTTTTGACAAAGAGCCGTTTTTAGAAGCTGCTGAGGTAATGACAAACTTTATTGCGGATGCAACGGCTGAAACAGGAATTGTATTTAAAGAACTCAATCTCGGGGGCGGCTACGGTATTCGTTATGTAGAGACTGATAATCCGATCGGGTATGATGAATACATCGGAGCGGTTGCTGAAATTGTGAGAAAAATTGCGTACAACAGAGGCATTGAAATGCCGATGCTTTTAATGGAACCGGGACGGTCTATTGTTGGTTCTGCAGGAATTACGTTATATACTGTCGGTGTAGTCAAGGATATTCCGGGAATCCGGAAATATGTTTCGGTCGACGGAGGTATGGCTGATAATCCGCGTTTCATTATGTATGATGCGGAATATACTGCAATTGTTGCAAATAACGCATCTGCTGAGCCGACTGAACAGGTAACTGTTGCGGGAAAATGCTGTGAATCCGGCGATTTGATTATTAAAAATGCAACTGTTCCCCGTATTGAAGTCGGTGATACACTTGCGATTCTTTCAACCGGTGCGTACAATTATTCTATGGCAAGCAATTATAACCGCATCCCAAAACCGCCTGTTGTTATGGTCAGAGAGGGTATGGCCAAACTTATTATTAAACGTGAAACGTATGAAGATGTGTTAAAAAATGATATCTGCTAA
- the rfbB gene encoding dTDP-glucose 4,6-dehydratase, producing the protein MKILVTGGAGFIGSNFIYYMLDKHPDAQIVCLDKLTYAGNLDNLLKASENANFSFVHGDIAERDTVFPLFEKEAFDVVVNFAAESHVDRSIENPEIFLVTNVLGTQVLLDASLKFSVKRYHQISTDEVYGDLPLDRPDLFFTEETSIHTSSPYSASKASADLLVLAYHRTYGLPVTISRCSNNYGPFHFPEKLIPLMITNALTGKNLPVYGKGENVRDWLYVEDHCSAIDLILQKGTVGEVYNVGGHNEKRNIDVVRLIANALDVDENRISFVSDRKGHDLRYAIDPTKIRRELGWVPKTNFEDGIRKTIQWYLDNRKWWERILDGSYKAEA; encoded by the coding sequence ATGAAAATTTTAGTTACAGGCGGTGCCGGCTTTATTGGCAGCAATTTTATCTATTATATGCTTGATAAACACCCAGATGCTCAGATTGTATGTCTGGACAAGCTGACATACGCAGGCAATCTCGACAATCTTCTAAAGGCAAGCGAAAATGCAAATTTTTCTTTCGTGCATGGTGACATAGCTGAACGCGATACTGTTTTTCCTCTTTTTGAGAAAGAGGCTTTTGATGTTGTGGTGAATTTTGCTGCAGAAAGTCATGTAGACCGTTCGATTGAAAATCCTGAAATTTTCCTGGTAACCAATGTTTTGGGTACGCAGGTTCTTTTGGATGCTTCTCTTAAATTTTCTGTCAAAAGATATCATCAGATTTCAACAGATGAGGTGTATGGAGATTTGCCTTTAGACAGACCTGATTTGTTTTTTACTGAAGAAACAAGCATCCATACATCCAGTCCGTATTCTGCCAGCAAAGCAAGTGCGGATTTGCTGGTGCTGGCATATCACAGAACATATGGCTTGCCTGTTACAATTTCCAGATGCTCAAACAACTACGGACCTTTTCATTTTCCGGAAAAGTTAATTCCTCTGATGATTACAAATGCGCTTACGGGAAAAAATTTACCGGTGTACGGAAAGGGTGAAAATGTCAGGGACTGGCTTTATGTAGAAGATCATTGCTCTGCGATCGATTTGATCTTGCAAAAAGGAACGGTCGGCGAAGTGTATAATGTTGGCGGACACAACGAAAAAAGAAATATTGATGTTGTGCGTTTGATTGCAAACGCGCTTGATGTTGATGAAAACAGAATATCCTTTGTTTCGGATAGAAAAGGTCATGATTTAAGATATGCAATCGATCCCACTAAAATCCGACGTGAGCTTGGTTGGGTTCCGAAAACGAATTTCGAAGACGGAATTCGCAAAACGATACAGTGGTATCTGGATAACCGAAAATGGTGGGAACGTATATTGGATGGCTCATATAAAGCGGAGGCTTAA
- the rfbA gene encoding glucose-1-phosphate thymidylyltransferase RfbA produces the protein MKGIILAGGRGTRLYPITQVISKQLLPVYDKPMIYYPLSVLLLAEIREILIISTPSDLPLYQKLLGDGRKWGISLSYAEQAEPKGLAEAFIIGEKFIGDDSACLILGDNVFYGQTFTQILRDARSKNKGATIFAYPVKNPTAFGVVEFDSATGQAISIEEKPAHPKSNYAVPGLYFYDNRVIDIAKRIQPSDRGELEITAVNKVYMSHGCLDVAVLGRGMAWLDTGTPEGMLKAGEFIEAVQSRQGFYVSCIEEIAWRKGFIDKKQLRLLGEELKMTDYGQYIISLAEGQI, from the coding sequence ATGAAAGGAATTATTTTGGCAGGAGGCAGAGGCACAAGACTTTATCCGATTACTCAAGTGATATCAAAACAATTACTGCCTGTTTACGATAAACCAATGATATATTATCCGTTGTCAGTTCTGCTTCTGGCGGAAATCAGGGAGATTTTAATCATTTCTACACCTTCTGACCTTCCGCTTTATCAGAAATTGTTAGGCGATGGAAGAAAATGGGGAATTTCTCTTTCTTATGCAGAACAAGCTGAGCCGAAAGGTCTTGCAGAGGCTTTTATAATCGGCGAGAAGTTCATTGGCGATGATTCCGCTTGCCTGATTCTGGGAGATAATGTTTTCTATGGGCAAACCTTTACGCAGATTTTACGAGATGCTCGCTCAAAAAACAAGGGGGCGACGATTTTTGCTTATCCGGTGAAGAATCCGACTGCGTTTGGTGTTGTGGAGTTTGATTCTGCTACGGGTCAGGCGATTTCCATTGAAGAGAAGCCTGCTCATCCCAAATCAAACTACGCGGTACCCGGATTGTATTTTTACGACAACCGTGTTATCGATATCGCAAAAAGAATCCAACCGTCCGACAGAGGAGAGTTAGAGATTACAGCAGTAAATAAAGTATATATGAGTCACGGATGCTTGGATGTTGCAGTTTTAGGACGCGGTATGGCATGGTTGGACACCGGTACACCTGAAGGAATGCTTAAAGCAGGGGAGTTCATCGAAGCTGTGCAGTCCAGACAAGGGTTTTATGTATCGTGTATTGAAGAGATTGCATGGCGAAAAGGATTTATTGACAAAAAACAATTGCGTTTACTTGGTGAAGAATTAAAAATGACGGATTACGGACAATATATCATTTCTTTGGCAGAGGGGCAAATATGA
- a CDS encoding DUF1292 domain-containing protein, which yields MSEKDNVVVLTDDEGKEVEFEHIDTIEMDDNCYVLLLPVEEPDDGVVILKFDTDDEGEEILVGVDDDEEAMAVLKKYDESLDEE from the coding sequence ATGAGCGAAAAGGATAATGTTGTTGTTTTAACGGACGACGAGGGCAAAGAGGTTGAGTTTGAACACATTGATACCATTGAAATGGATGACAATTGTTATGTATTGCTTTTGCCTGTTGAAGAGCCTGATGATGGTGTAGTCATTCTTAAATTTGACACAGATGACGAAGGCGAGGAAATTCTTGTGGGTGTGGATGACGATGAAGAGGCGATGGCTGTACTGAAAAAGTACGATGAATCGCTTGACGAAGAATAA